The window ATGGTTCTGAAGCCATGCAAGCCAATTTTTTCTTGAAGTCTATCAATATTCTATACATCTACAAAAAAGATGAAATTATTCTAAAAAATCTATGTAAGAAAACATGACATAGGCATTGCGTTTTTATCTGCTGTTAGTGTATTTTAATATCAGTTATAAAATTGTGTAAGGAAAAATGACAATTGGAGTGGTGAAGAATGAAACATTATACGAAAGAAGATATTGTCCGCCTGGTGAAAGAAGAAAATGTGAAATTTATTCGCCTACAATTTACTGATATATTGGGAACAATTAAGAACGTCGAAATACCCCTTAGTCAATTAGAGAAAGCATTAGACAATAAGGTCATGTTTGATGGCTCTTCAATTGAAGGGTTTGTACGTATCGAGGAATCGGATATGTATTTACGTCCGGATTTGGCTACTTTCGTGATTTTTCCGTGGACAGCTGAAAAGGGGAAGGTGGCACGTTTCATCTGTGATATTGCGCGACCGGATGGTACACCATTTGAGGGGGATCCGCGCTCCAATCTTAAGCGTGTATTAAAGGAGATGAAGGAATTAGGCTTTACTTCGTTTAATCTAGGGCCGGAGCCAGAATTTTTCTTATTCAAACTCGACGAAAAAGGGCATCCAACGCTTGAGTTAAATGATAGTGGAGGTTACTTCGATTTAGCACCGACCGATTTAGGTGAGAACTGCCGCAGAGATATTGTACTAGAATTAGAGGGAATGGGCTTTGAGATTGAAGCATCACATCATGAAGTTGCACCTGGTCAGCACGAAATTGATTTTAAGTATGCAAACGCCATTGAAGCGTGTGACAATATTCAAACCTTTAAACTTGTAGTGAAAACGGTGGCAGCTCAGCATGGTCTACACGCAACCTTCATGCCAAAACCATTATTCGGCGTCAACGGTTCAGGTATGCACTTTAACCTTTCACTTTTTGAAGGAGTCAAAAATGCCTTCTACGAAGAAACTGCAGAATTGCAATTAAGCCAAACAGCTCGCAGCTTTATGGCAGGGATTATGAAGCATGTGCATGGCTTCACAGCAGTGACAAATCCATTAGTAAATTCCTATAAACGATTGGTTCCAGGCTATGAGGCACCTTGCTATGTGGCTTGGTCAGCTCAAAATCGCTCACCACTTATTCGAATTCCGGCAGCGCGAGGCCTTTCTACACGTATTGAGCTTCGTTCTGTGGATCCAGCAGCAAATCCTTACTTAGCAATGGCCGTAATTTTAGCTTCTGGACTCGATGGTATACGGAAAGGTTTAACCCCACCAGATGCTGTAGATCGTAATATTTATAAGATGACTCGGGTGGATCGAGAAATTAACGGCATAGATAGTCTACCTTCCTCACTAGAATACGCACTTATTGAGCTAGAAATGGATCGTATTGTACGTGATGCACTCGGAGACCATATTTTTGATAAGTTCACGGCAGCTAAGGAAATTGAATGGAACAAATACCGTACACGCGTCCACGACTGGGAACGTGATGAATATATGAAAATGTACTAGAAAAGAAGTGTTGGAGCTTTAAGGCGCCAACACTTCTTTAATGCTTTGACCACATTCTATTTAGAGGGATGGCTAAAGAGGGAATCTTATAAGAGTGATAGTCTATGTATATGTCATGATGGTTCCCATGGATATTTCATGATGAAATTTTATTTTGTTTTGTCATTGGATAAACAATATTATTTCTCAAATGGTAGATAATTGCACAACACTAGAAGTTCCTCCTAAATCAGTATGGTTGTTATTTATTTTATTACTGAGTAACTTTCTTCATAAATTCTAACTCTTGAGCTATATTGTATTGTGCTTCCTCTGTTAAAAAATTACCATTATAACCATGAGCTTGATTCGATTCTTCAGGAGTAATATAAATTGTTACATCTATTCCCAAAGATGATAATTTTTCTTTGAAATCTAATGCTTGATCAGTGAAGGTTGCAACTGTTCCGTCAGTTAAATAAGTACTTGGAAAATCCACATTTACATTTTCAATAACATTTGCTTCAGCTACCTCGGATAAACTTTCAAACTTATTTGAACCAAAATAAGCTCTAACCATACCGTTGAAAAGCCAGTTTGTAAATGTGAAACCTGTATTATCGACACGTGTTATATCTAATAAGGCACAATTTAAAATAACTCCTTTTATTGTTATATCCTTTGTTACCTTAAATCCATATTTTTCCCTATATTCATTATTAGTTTGAATAATAGTTAATTGGCCTGCTAATTGTCCACCAGCCGAACCACCAGAAATCACAAAATTATTTTTATCGATACCATATTGTTCTGCATTTTCTGCAACATAACCTAGGGCTTCTGTTGCTTGAATAATTGGAACAGGATATAAATTATCAGGAGATAAAGCATAATTCATTGAGACGACAATGTATCCTTCATCAACAAAGTGTTGAACTAATTCTTCATCATCTATTTTGTCACCCCATGCAAATCCGCCACCATGTATATTAAAAAGCACTGGTCTTGTAGATGTTGTATCGCCTTCTGGTACAAAAATATCTAAATAATTATTAGAATAATTACTCGCATAGGAAACATTTCTATATACTTTTGTATTATCACTTAATACCTCTTCTATTTGTTCAACACTCTCATCGTAACGGTATTCAGCACCTAGAAAACTTCCTGTAACTTTCAAAAATGGGGCTGGATTAAAATGGTTAACGGTAATAATCAATAATATGCTTGCTGTCATTATAATTACCATCCATTTGAATATTTTTAAAAATCTTTTCATA of the Lysinibacillus fusiformis genome contains:
- the glnA gene encoding type I glutamate--ammonia ligase; the encoded protein is MKHYTKEDIVRLVKEENVKFIRLQFTDILGTIKNVEIPLSQLEKALDNKVMFDGSSIEGFVRIEESDMYLRPDLATFVIFPWTAEKGKVARFICDIARPDGTPFEGDPRSNLKRVLKEMKELGFTSFNLGPEPEFFLFKLDEKGHPTLELNDSGGYFDLAPTDLGENCRRDIVLELEGMGFEIEASHHEVAPGQHEIDFKYANAIEACDNIQTFKLVVKTVAAQHGLHATFMPKPLFGVNGSGMHFNLSLFEGVKNAFYEETAELQLSQTARSFMAGIMKHVHGFTAVTNPLVNSYKRLVPGYEAPCYVAWSAQNRSPLIRIPAARGLSTRIELRSVDPAANPYLAMAVILASGLDGIRKGLTPPDAVDRNIYKMTRVDREINGIDSLPSSLEYALIELEMDRIVRDALGDHIFDKFTAAKEIEWNKYRTRVHDWERDEYMKMY
- a CDS encoding alpha/beta hydrolase; its protein translation is MKRFLKIFKWMVIIMTASILLIITVNHFNPAPFLKVTGSFLGAEYRYDESVEQIEEVLSDNTKVYRNVSYASNYSNNYLDIFVPEGDTTSTRPVLFNIHGGGFAWGDKIDDEELVQHFVDEGYIVVSMNYALSPDNLYPVPIIQATEALGYVAENAEQYGIDKNNFVISGGSAGGQLAGQLTIIQTNNEYREKYGFKVTKDITIKGVILNCALLDITRVDNTGFTFTNWLFNGMVRAYFGSNKFESLSEVAEANVIENVNVDFPSTYLTDGTVATFTDQALDFKEKLSSLGIDVTIYITPEESNQAHGYNGNFLTEEAQYNIAQELEFMKKVTQ